From one Gemmobacter sp. genomic stretch:
- the tldD gene encoding metalloprotease TldD, producing the protein MADDVFRPFETRLDESQALAVLRDAVAGAEDGELFLERRRSESLVLDDGRIRQASYDATEGFGLRAVKGEVAGYAHSTDISLAALRRASETARLAVGDGGGVIAPPPPGTNRHLYSDADPLAGSSFALRLDTLREIDAFARDLDPRVVQVTASLAASLQEVEILRPEGLRLRDVRPMARLNVAVILDQDGRRESGGAGGGGRISLDGLMERGHWEGIVREALRIARVNLTAVAAPAGPMEVVVGPGWPGVLLHEAVGHGLEGDFNRKGVSAFSGRMGQQVAARGVTVVDDGTLPDRRGSITIDDEGTPSARNVLIEDGILVGYMQDRQNGRLMGAGSTGNGRRESHAHIPMPRMTTTFMLPGTDDPAAILADLKDGIYAVGFGGGQVDITNGKFVFNCTEAYRVRNGVVGEALKGATLIGDGPNAMGQIRAIGNDLQLDPGIGNCGKAGQWVPVGLGQPTLMLGGLTVGGSAT; encoded by the coding sequence ATGGCAGACGACGTTTTCCGCCCCTTCGAAACCCGGCTGGACGAATCCCAGGCGCTGGCCGTGTTGCGCGATGCCGTGGCAGGGGCCGAAGATGGCGAGCTTTTCCTGGAACGCAGGCGGTCGGAATCGCTGGTGCTGGACGATGGCCGCATCCGGCAGGCCAGCTATGACGCGACCGAGGGTTTCGGCCTGCGCGCGGTGAAGGGAGAGGTGGCGGGTTACGCCCATTCCACCGATATCTCCTTGGCCGCGCTGCGTCGGGCGTCGGAAACCGCGCGGCTGGCGGTGGGCGATGGCGGCGGCGTGATCGCCCCGCCGCCGCCCGGCACCAACCGCCATCTATATAGTGACGCCGACCCGCTGGCCGGGTCCAGCTTTGCCCTGCGGCTGGACACGCTGCGCGAGATCGACGCCTTTGCCCGCGATCTGGACCCCCGCGTCGTGCAGGTGACCGCCAGCCTTGCCGCATCGCTGCAAGAGGTGGAAATCCTGCGCCCCGAAGGGCTGCGGCTGCGCGATGTGCGCCCGATGGCGCGGCTTAATGTCGCGGTGATCCTGGATCAGGACGGCCGGCGCGAAAGCGGCGGGGCGGGCGGCGGCGGGCGCATCTCGCTGGACGGGCTGATGGAGCGCGGCCATTGGGAAGGCATCGTGCGCGAGGCGCTGCGCATCGCCCGCGTCAACCTGACCGCCGTTGCAGCCCCCGCAGGCCCCATGGAGGTGGTGGTCGGCCCCGGCTGGCCCGGCGTCCTGCTGCACGAGGCGGTGGGCCATGGCCTGGAAGGCGATTTCAACCGCAAGGGCGTGTCGGCCTTTTCCGGCCGCATGGGCCAGCAGGTGGCGGCGCGCGGCGTGACCGTGGTGGATGACGGCACCCTCCCCGACCGCCGCGGGTCCATCACCATCGACGACGAGGGCACGCCCTCGGCCCGCAACGTGCTGATCGAGGACGGGATCCTGGTCGGCTACATGCAGGACCGCCAGAACGGCCGGCTGATGGGGGCGGGGTCCACCGGCAACGGGCGGCGCGAAAGCCATGCCCATATCCCGATGCCGCGCATGACCACCACCTTCATGCTGCCCGGCACCGACGATCCGGCTGCGATTCTGGCCGACCTCAAGGACGGCATCTATGCCGTGGGCTTTGGCGGCGGCCAGGTCGACATCACCAACGGCAAGTTCGTCTTCAACTGCACCGAGGCGTATCGCGTCCGCAACGGCGTGGTCGGAGAGGCGCTGAAGGGAGCCACCCTGATCGGTGATGGCCCGAATGCCATGGGCCAGATTCGCGCCATCGGCAACGATCTGCAACTGGATCCGGGCATCGGCAACTGCGGCAAGGCCGGGCAATGGGTGCCGGTCGGCCTGGGCCAGCCCACGCTGATGCTGGGCGGGCTGACGGTGGGCGGATCGGCGACATGA
- the coxB gene encoding cytochrome c oxidase subunit II, with protein sequence MRFLTSFPASLTAVATAFAATAVAAQEKLPVIGRPVDGALGFQPAATELAHDLQWLDHFILYIITAIVIFVTALMAIVILRHNRRANPTPSTFTHNSPLEVAWTVIPIIVLLFIGFFSLPVLFKQQEIPTADITIKATGKQWYWTYEYPDHEFEFDSYMIGSPATGGDNRLTPEVEAKLVEAGYTRDEFLLATDTAVVVPVGKTIVVQVTAADVIHSWTIPAFGVKQDGVPGRLAQLWFKAEKEGIYFGQCSELCGIAHAYMPITVKVVSEAAYQQWLEGAIAEYAGKPLDVKVASAD encoded by the coding sequence ATGCGCTTTTTGACCTCCTTTCCGGCCAGCCTGACCGCGGTTGCCACCGCGTTCGCAGCCACCGCCGTCGCCGCGCAGGAGAAACTGCCGGTGATCGGCCGCCCCGTGGACGGGGCACTGGGCTTTCAGCCGGCGGCCACCGAACTGGCGCATGATCTGCAGTGGCTGGACCACTTCATTCTTTATATCATCACCGCCATCGTGATCTTCGTGACGGCGCTGATGGCCATCGTGATCCTGCGTCACAACCGCCGCGCGAACCCCACGCCGTCGACCTTTACCCACAATTCGCCGCTGGAAGTGGCATGGACGGTGATCCCGATCATCGTGCTGCTGTTCATCGGGTTCTTCTCGCTGCCGGTGCTGTTCAAGCAGCAGGAAATCCCGACCGCCGACATCACCATCAAGGCGACCGGCAAGCAGTGGTACTGGACCTATGAATACCCGGACCACGAATTCGAATTCGACAGCTACATGATCGGCTCTCCGGCCACCGGCGGCGACAACCGCCTGACCCCGGAAGTCGAGGCGAAGCTGGTCGAAGCCGGCTACACCAGGGACGAATTCCTGCTGGCCACCGATACCGCCGTCGTGGTGCCGGTCGGCAAGACCATCGTGGTGCAGGTGACTGCCGCCGACGTGATCCATTCCTGGACCATTCCCGCCTTTGGCGTGAAGCAGGATGGCGTGCCGGGCCGTCTGGCGCAGCTGTGGTTCAAGGCCGAGAAGGAAGGCATCTACTTCGGTCAGTGTTCGGAACTGTGCGGCATTGCCCATGCCTACATGCCGATCACGGTCAAGGTGGTGTCCGAAGCGGCCTATCAGCAGTGGCTGGAAGGGGCGATTGCCGAATACGCCGGCAAGCCGCTGGATGTGAAAGTGGCTTCGGCCGACTGA
- the cyoE gene encoding heme o synthase, translating to MTDIRASDISVTDPHEAGFGDYVALLKPRVMSLVVFTALVGLIVAPVPVHPFVAATCILFIALGGGASGALNMWYDADIDRIMKRTANRPVPSGRVAEGEALAIGLALSGFSVIMLGLASNWFAAAFLAFTIFFYAVVYTVWLKRSTPQNIVIGGAAGAFPPMIGWACATGGISLESVMMFALIFAWTPPHFWALALFMRSDYDDAGVPMLTVTHGRKVTRAHILIYTIVLAPIAIGAALTGIGGPLTLAVAVVLNAWFLIGAVRIWRRSEEAAVADSYLVERRFFKFSLAYLFLHFTAFLFEAALKSHGLGGW from the coding sequence ATGACCGACATTCGCGCCTCTGACATCTCCGTCACCGACCCGCACGAGGCGGGTTTCGGCGACTATGTGGCCCTGCTCAAGCCGCGGGTGATGTCGCTGGTGGTGTTCACCGCCCTGGTCGGGCTGATCGTGGCGCCGGTTCCGGTGCATCCGTTCGTCGCGGCCACCTGCATCCTGTTCATCGCCCTGGGCGGCGGCGCCTCGGGCGCGCTGAACATGTGGTACGATGCCGATATCGACCGGATCATGAAGCGCACGGCGAACCGCCCCGTGCCATCCGGCCGCGTGGCCGAGGGCGAGGCGCTGGCCATCGGCCTGGCGCTGTCGGGCTTTTCGGTGATCATGCTGGGGCTGGCCTCGAACTGGTTCGCGGCCGCCTTCCTGGCCTTTACCATCTTCTTCTATGCCGTGGTCTATACCGTCTGGCTGAAACGCTCGACTCCGCAGAACATCGTCATTGGTGGTGCGGCGGGCGCGTTCCCCCCCATGATCGGCTGGGCCTGCGCAACCGGCGGCATCAGCCTGGAAAGCGTGATGATGTTCGCGCTGATCTTTGCCTGGACGCCGCCGCATTTCTGGGCGCTGGCGCTGTTCATGCGGTCGGACTATGACGATGCCGGCGTGCCCATGCTGACCGTGACCCACGGTCGCAAGGTGACGCGCGCGCATATCCTGATCTATACCATCGTGCTGGCGCCCATCGCCATCGGCGCCGCGCTGACCGGCATCGGCGGTCCGCTGACGCTGGCGGTGGCCGTGGTGCTGAACGCCTGGTTCCTGATCGGCGCCGTCCGCATCTGGCGGCGCAGCGAGGAAGCCGCCGTGGCCGATTCCTACCTGGTCGAGCGGCGGTTCTTCAAATTCTCGCTGGCTTATCTGTTCCTGCATTTCACCGCCTTCCTTTTTGAGGCGGCGCTGAAATCCCATGGCCTCGGGGGGTGGTAG
- a CDS encoding cytochrome c oxidase assembly protein — translation MNPHVKTAGQLAGVAVVMASLSFAAVPFYDWFCRVTGFGGTTATAAQAPGQVLDRTMRIRFDASLGGDMPWQFKPAQRQMDIRIGETGLAFYEAYNPTDRVIAGTASYNVTPDAAGGYFTKIDCFCFTQQVLQPGERVMMPVTFFIDPSIVTDREGKFVREITLSYTFHTTDLPEEHAAAEPQPPAPVAN, via the coding sequence ATGAACCCGCATGTGAAAACTGCCGGACAGCTGGCAGGCGTGGCCGTCGTCATGGCCTCGCTGTCGTTCGCGGCCGTGCCGTTCTATGACTGGTTCTGCCGGGTGACCGGATTTGGCGGCACCACGGCCACCGCCGCGCAGGCGCCCGGGCAGGTGCTGGACCGCACCATGCGCATCCGCTTCGATGCCTCGTTGGGCGGGGACATGCCCTGGCAGTTCAAGCCGGCGCAACGCCAGATGGACATCCGCATCGGCGAAACCGGCCTGGCCTTTTACGAGGCTTACAACCCCACCGACCGCGTGATCGCCGGGACCGCCAGCTACAACGTCACCCCCGATGCGGCGGGTGGCTATTTTACCAAGATCGACTGCTTCTGCTTTACCCAGCAGGTGCTGCAACCGGGGGAACGGGTGATGATGCCCGTGACCTTCTTCATCGACCCGTCCATCGTGACCGACCGCGAAGGCAAGTTCGTGCGCGAGATCACGTTGTCCTATACTTTCCATACCACAGACCTGCCCGAGGAA